In Flavobacterium sp. N1736, the following are encoded in one genomic region:
- a CDS encoding Bax inhibitor-1/YccA family protein, whose amino-acid sequence MNFNSKNPFLSNKRFSSNAVSKAQEVHEAQIIDYNQEMSISGTINKTAILFLILCGAAMVTWWMAFNGMNAMLPTIGGAIVGLILVVISAFKPQYSPYLAPGYALFEGLFIGGISAIFEAMYPGIVINAVGATLVTFLVCLGLYKFKIVKVTEQFKSVVVAATLAIATYYLISWLVSMFTSFTPVHYGNSMMSIGISVFVIVVAALNLFLDFDQIEKGVQQRMPKFMEWYGAMGLMITLVWLYIEFLRLLSKLSRKN is encoded by the coding sequence ATGAACTTCAATTCAAAAAATCCATTTTTAAGCAACAAGCGTTTTTCATCAAATGCTGTATCAAAAGCTCAAGAAGTACACGAAGCACAAATTATTGATTACAATCAGGAAATGAGTATTTCGGGTACAATCAACAAAACTGCTATTCTATTTTTAATTTTATGCGGAGCTGCTATGGTAACATGGTGGATGGCATTTAACGGAATGAATGCAATGCTTCCAACAATTGGTGGTGCTATTGTAGGTCTTATTTTAGTTGTAATCTCAGCATTTAAACCACAATATTCTCCTTATTTAGCTCCTGGTTACGCCTTATTTGAAGGGTTATTTATTGGAGGAATATCTGCTATTTTTGAAGCCATGTATCCTGGAATTGTAATCAACGCTGTTGGAGCGACTTTAGTTACTTTTTTAGTTTGTTTAGGTTTATATAAATTTAAAATTGTAAAAGTAACCGAGCAATTCAAATCAGTAGTTGTTGCTGCTACTTTGGCAATCGCAACTTATTATTTAATTTCATGGCTGGTATCAATGTTTACAAGCTTTACTCCTGTACATTACGGAAATTCTATGATGAGTATTGGTATTAGTGTATTTGTAATTGTTGTTGCCGCTTTAAATTTATTCTTAGATTTCGATCAAATCGAAAAAGGAGTACAACAAAGAATGCCTAAATTTATGGAATGGTATGGTGCAATGGGCTTAATGATAACGCTGGTTTGGTTGTACATTGAGTTTTTAAGATTATTATCAAAACTATCCCGTAAAAATTAA
- a CDS encoding NADH-quinone oxidoreductase subunit N: MNTLIAITGLGIFCLLFEILNLRKAIVPVTIVGLLAVLALNFSEFGSTGSYYNNMITVSKFSTAFSSLFIILTIFLVALSHNFYENHPTKISDFIAIKVFLLAGGVAMVSFGNLAMFFLGIEILSIALYVLAASERLNLKSNEAGMKYFLMGSFASGIILFGICLIYGAMGSFDVAEIHESSLSAELPIWFPIGMILMIIGMFFKIAAVPFHFWAPDVYEGSPALTTALMSTLAKVVAIATLYKLIEGLNFIPSLDNQDLLGTFENIIVTISIASMTVGNIMALRQVNVKRMLAFSGISHAGFMLMTFLSIATSAGVLLYYTAAYALAGIAAFSVILYVCKNQDNEDITNFHGLGKTNPLLAAILTGSLLSMAGIPIFSGFFAKLFLFNQTIQAGYIALVIVAVINSIISVGYYFKLILAMYSKEPNEERTGKPFLIYAVAIISIALNIALGLFPSLVLDLLK; encoded by the coding sequence ATGAATACATTAATAGCAATTACGGGATTGGGTATTTTCTGCCTATTATTTGAAATTCTTAATTTAAGAAAAGCCATTGTTCCAGTAACAATAGTAGGTCTATTGGCTGTCTTGGCTCTTAATTTTTCGGAATTTGGATCGACAGGAAGTTACTATAACAATATGATAACAGTGAGCAAATTCTCAACTGCATTTTCGTCATTGTTTATTATCCTGACTATTTTTCTGGTTGCATTAAGCCATAATTTTTACGAGAACCATCCAACTAAAATCTCCGATTTTATTGCTATAAAAGTATTTTTATTAGCTGGTGGTGTTGCTATGGTTTCTTTTGGAAACCTTGCTATGTTTTTCTTAGGAATCGAAATTTTATCTATTGCATTATATGTATTAGCAGCAAGCGAGCGTTTAAACTTAAAAAGTAACGAAGCGGGTATGAAATACTTTTTGATGGGATCTTTCGCATCTGGAATTATTTTATTTGGAATTTGTCTGATTTACGGAGCAATGGGAAGTTTTGATGTTGCTGAAATTCATGAAAGTTCTTTATCTGCAGAATTGCCAATCTGGTTCCCTATTGGAATGATCTTAATGATTATTGGTATGTTCTTTAAAATCGCTGCTGTTCCTTTTCACTTTTGGGCTCCTGATGTTTACGAAGGTTCTCCGGCATTAACAACTGCTTTGATGAGTACGTTGGCTAAAGTTGTAGCAATTGCAACACTTTATAAATTAATTGAGGGATTAAATTTTATTCCATCTCTGGATAATCAGGATCTTTTAGGAACATTCGAAAATATTATTGTAACGATATCCATTGCCTCGATGACCGTTGGAAATATCATGGCGTTGCGTCAGGTTAATGTAAAACGTATGCTGGCGTTCTCAGGAATTTCGCATGCAGGTTTTATGTTAATGACTTTCCTAAGTATTGCAACTTCAGCAGGAGTTTTACTTTATTATACTGCAGCTTATGCATTAGCCGGAATTGCAGCTTTTAGTGTTATTTTATACGTTTGCAAAAATCAGGATAATGAAGATATTACCAATTTTCATGGTTTAGGAAAAACTAATCCGTTGTTGGCAGCAATATTAACAGGTTCATTGTTATCAATGGCTGGTATTCCAATCTTCTCAGGATTTTTTGCAAAATTATTTTTATTCAACCAAACGATACAGGCAGGTTATATTGCTTTAGTAATAGTAGCAGTTATCAACTCAATTATTAGTGTTGGTTATTATTTCAAATTAATTTTGGCGATGTATTCTAAAGAACCTAACGAAGAACGTACCGGAAAACCATTTCTTATTTATGCTGTTGCCATAATTTCAATTGCATTAAATATTGCTTTAGGATTATTCCCTTCATTAGTTTTAGATTTATTGAAATAG
- a CDS encoding complex I subunit 4 family protein, whose translation MNVSLILIILLIGAFATYFVGDKLASKVALFFSLIALGCSIVLLNHFCAGENISVINAWITQPKISFALNADGLGMAMLLLTVALTPIIIFSSFGNEYKNAKGFYALILFMAFAMTGTFLAADGLLYYIFWELALIPIYFIALIWGNGDAEERRKAVIKFFIYTLAGSLFMLVAFIYLYTKAGSFLIEDLYKLNLSASEQLWIFLAFFLAYAIKIPIIPFHTWQANVYQKAPTVGTMLLSGIMLKMGLYSVIRWQLPIAPLAAKEYMNIFIALGIAGVIYGSIVALRQKDLKKLLAYSSLAHVGLIAAGTYTLTIDGLRGAVLQMIAHGFVVVGLFFAAEIIFRRFETREISEMGGIRIQSPKFTSMFLILVLASVALPSTFNFVGEFTVLYSLSQINIWFAVLGGTTIILGAYYMLKMFQNVMLGETNPKTFADVSVNEGISLVVIIAVLVFFGFYPKPITDLITPSLETILNVINKN comes from the coding sequence ATGAACGTTTCTCTTATATTAATTATTCTTTTAATTGGTGCATTTGCCACTTATTTTGTTGGTGACAAACTAGCATCAAAAGTAGCTTTGTTCTTTAGCTTAATCGCTTTAGGTTGTTCAATTGTTTTATTAAATCATTTTTGTGCGGGCGAAAACATCAGTGTAATCAATGCATGGATAACGCAGCCTAAAATTTCATTTGCTCTAAATGCTGATGGTTTGGGTATGGCAATGCTTTTGTTAACTGTTGCTTTAACGCCAATTATTATATTCTCTTCTTTTGGAAATGAATACAAAAATGCAAAAGGTTTTTATGCTTTGATTTTATTTATGGCCTTTGCAATGACAGGAACTTTCCTTGCGGCAGATGGTCTTTTATATTATATTTTCTGGGAGTTAGCACTTATTCCTATTTACTTCATTGCTCTTATTTGGGGTAATGGTGATGCAGAAGAACGTAGAAAAGCAGTAATTAAATTCTTTATTTACACACTTGCAGGATCTTTATTCATGCTCGTTGCTTTTATTTACTTGTATACAAAAGCCGGAAGTTTCCTTATTGAAGATTTATACAAATTAAATTTATCTGCAAGTGAGCAGCTTTGGATATTCTTAGCATTCTTTTTAGCTTATGCCATTAAAATTCCAATTATCCCTTTTCATACTTGGCAGGCAAATGTATACCAAAAAGCACCAACTGTTGGAACAATGCTTTTATCCGGTATTATGCTAAAAATGGGATTATATAGTGTTATTCGCTGGCAATTGCCAATTGCGCCTCTTGCTGCAAAAGAATACATGAATATTTTTATCGCTTTAGGAATTGCAGGCGTTATCTACGGATCAATTGTCGCTTTAAGACAAAAAGACTTGAAGAAATTGTTAGCTTATTCTTCTCTTGCACACGTTGGATTAATTGCTGCAGGAACGTATACTTTAACAATTGATGGTTTACGCGGAGCTGTTTTACAAATGATTGCTCACGGTTTTGTTGTTGTAGGATTGTTTTTTGCTGCTGAAATTATCTTTAGAAGATTCGAAACAAGAGAAATCAGCGAAATGGGTGGAATTCGTATTCAATCTCCAAAATTTACTTCAATGTTTTTAATTTTGGTATTAGCTTCTGTTGCTTTACCAAGTACTTTTAACTTTGTTGGAGAATTTACAGTTTTGTATAGTCTTTCTCAAATTAATATTTGGTTTGCTGTTTTAGGCGGAACAACTATTATTTTAGGAGCTTATTATATGCTTAAAATGTTTCAAAATGTAATGTTGGGCGAAACAAACCCTAAAACTTTTGCAGATGTTTCGGTTAACGAAGGAATTTCATTAGTCGTAATTATTGCTGTATTAGTGTTCTTCGGATTTTATCCAAAACCAATTACAGATTTGATTACACCAAGTTTAGAAACGATTTTAAACGTTATCAATAAAAATTAA
- a CDS encoding type II toxin-antitoxin system RelE/ParE family toxin, with the protein MKIIWSKEAKNAFYNNQGYLEQNWNSVIAQKFVAEVVHTINLIKNNPHLGKYKIDLRCNEIVISKHTSLYYEIRNDSIFIFNLQDNRQKPLQFLNL; encoded by the coding sequence ATGAAAATTATTTGGTCAAAAGAAGCAAAAAACGCGTTTTATAATAATCAAGGATATTTAGAACAAAATTGGAATTCGGTGATAGCTCAAAAATTCGTTGCCGAAGTTGTACATACCATTAATTTAATAAAGAATAATCCGCATTTAGGAAAATATAAAATTGATTTACGATGTAATGAAATAGTAATTTCAAAACACACATCTTTATATTACGAAATAAGAAATGATTCTATTTTTATATTTAATTTACAGGATAATCGTCAAAAGCCATTACAATTTTTGAACTTATAA
- a CDS encoding aldehyde dehydrogenase family protein — protein MTTIASQFGMNEALDKLGIKLINEGTSTGINNFSSGGILDSFSPVDGKLIASVKMSTQEDYEKVMQAVTEAFKTFRLIPAPQRGEIVRQFGEKLRQNKDALGKLVSYEMGKSLQEGYGEVQEMIDICDFAVGLSRQLHGLTMHSERPGHRMYEQYHSLGVVGIISAFNFPVAVWSWNTALAWISGDVCVWKPSEKTPLCGIACQNIIAQVIKENNLPEGISCLINGDYQIGELMTADIRIPLISATGSTRMGKIVAQKVAGRLGKSLLELGGNNAIIVTPDADIKMTVIGAVFGAVGTAGQRCTSTRRLIIHESIYDKVKDALVAAYKQLRIGNPLDENNHVGPLIDTHAVEMYAIALNKVVAEGGKILVEGGVLSGEGYESGCYVKPAIAEAQNSFAIVQHETFAPVLYLIKYSGDVDNAIEIQNGVGQGLSSAIMTNNLREAERFLSVVGSDCGIANVNIGTSGAEIGGAFGGEKETGGGRESGSDAWKIYMRRQTNTINYTTSLPLAQGIKFDL, from the coding sequence ATGACAACAATAGCATCGCAATTTGGAATGAATGAGGCTCTGGATAAATTGGGCATCAAATTGATAAATGAAGGAACATCAACTGGTATCAATAATTTTTCGTCTGGAGGAATTTTAGATAGTTTTTCGCCGGTTGACGGAAAATTGATTGCTTCGGTAAAAATGTCAACTCAGGAAGATTACGAAAAAGTAATGCAGGCTGTAACAGAAGCTTTCAAAACATTTCGATTGATTCCTGCGCCACAACGTGGAGAAATTGTACGTCAGTTTGGAGAAAAATTGCGCCAAAATAAAGACGCTCTTGGTAAATTGGTTTCTTATGAAATGGGAAAATCGTTGCAGGAAGGTTATGGAGAAGTTCAGGAAATGATTGATATCTGTGATTTTGCGGTTGGTTTATCAAGACAATTACACGGTTTAACAATGCATTCAGAAAGACCCGGACACCGTATGTATGAGCAATATCATTCATTGGGAGTTGTTGGGATTATTTCGGCATTTAATTTTCCGGTTGCAGTTTGGTCGTGGAATACGGCTTTGGCATGGATTTCGGGTGATGTTTGTGTTTGGAAACCTTCTGAAAAAACACCTTTATGCGGTATTGCCTGTCAAAATATTATAGCGCAGGTTATTAAAGAAAATAATTTACCGGAAGGAATTTCTTGTTTGATTAATGGTGATTATCAAATAGGAGAATTGATGACGGCTGATATACGAATTCCGTTAATTTCTGCGACAGGTTCAACCCGAATGGGAAAAATCGTTGCGCAAAAGGTTGCGGGACGTTTAGGAAAATCTCTTTTAGAATTAGGTGGAAATAATGCCATTATTGTCACTCCTGATGCGGATATAAAAATGACGGTAATTGGTGCTGTTTTTGGAGCTGTTGGAACGGCTGGACAACGTTGTACATCAACGCGAAGACTAATTATTCATGAAAGTATTTATGATAAAGTAAAAGATGCTTTGGTTGCGGCTTATAAACAATTACGAATTGGAAATCCGCTTGACGAAAATAATCACGTTGGACCGCTAATTGATACGCATGCAGTCGAAATGTATGCTATTGCTTTAAACAAAGTTGTTGCCGAAGGTGGAAAAATTTTAGTTGAAGGCGGTGTGCTTTCCGGTGAAGGTTATGAAAGCGGCTGTTATGTAAAACCTGCAATTGCTGAGGCGCAAAATTCATTTGCGATTGTACAGCACGAAACATTTGCCCCGGTTTTATATCTAATTAAATATTCGGGAGATGTTGATAATGCAATCGAAATTCAAAATGGAGTAGGACAGGGATTATCATCGGCTATTATGACAAATAATCTGCGTGAAGCTGAAAGATTTTTATCTGTAGTTGGTTCTGATTGTGGAATTGCAAATGTGAATATTGGAACTTCTGGCGCTGAAATTGGCGGCGCTTTTGGTGGGGAAAAAGAAACTGGAGGTGGACGTGAATCGGGTTCTGATGCCTGGAAAATTTACATGCGCCGTCAAACCAATACCATTAATTATACGACAAGTTTACCATTGGCACAAGGAATTAAATTTGATTTGTAA
- a CDS encoding 3-hydroxyanthranilate 3,4-dioxygenase — protein MAIAKPFNLTKWIDENRHLLKPPVGNKNLYVDSGDYIVMIVAGPNARKDYHYNETEELFYQLEGSIKVVIQEDGERKEMELNAGDMYLHPAKIPHSPVRSEGSIGLVIERKRAGKGYTDGLLWHCDNCNHKLYEVFFELHNIEKDFLPHFEHFYNSEDLRTCDKCGTVMETDPRFVAKK, from the coding sequence ATGGCAATTGCAAAACCCTTCAACCTTACCAAATGGATAGACGAAAACCGTCATTTACTTAAACCACCTGTTGGAAATAAAAACCTTTATGTAGATTCCGGTGATTATATTGTAATGATTGTTGCGGGTCCGAATGCTCGAAAAGATTATCATTATAATGAAACCGAAGAACTTTTTTATCAACTTGAAGGAAGTATAAAAGTGGTGATTCAGGAAGATGGTGAGCGTAAAGAAATGGAATTAAATGCCGGAGATATGTACCTTCATCCTGCAAAAATTCCGCATTCGCCAGTTCGTTCTGAGGGGTCAATAGGTTTGGTGATTGAGCGCAAACGTGCCGGAAAAGGATATACAGATGGTTTGCTTTGGCATTGCGATAACTGTAATCATAAACTTTATGAAGTGTTTTTTGAACTTCATAATATCGAAAAAGACTTCTTGCCGCATTTCGAACATTTCTATAATTCTGAAGATTTAAGAACCTGCGATAAATGTGGAACTGTAATGGAAACTGATCCTAGATTTGTTGCGAAGAAATAA
- a CDS encoding T9SS type A sorting domain-containing protein, whose product MKKNLLILVFMFLAAQTWAQQINEASGWLESVFVTWQPVSNAQSYNVYYTGNGFTDKKIEDQLIRSYGTYFRADIPGLKAGAYTVKIKPVISGVEGSGTTTGSLTAVAQDRNGFAFESGRVPGGYKADGTPKDNAVIVYITQNTKNTVSMNITGASANPCVGLQNILYAIKKGKDTRPFIFRLIGNITDMTVMEGGDVVIENANNAASYVTIEGVGTDAVANGWGVRLKSASNIEVSNLGFMNCNSTAGDNVGMQQDNDHVWVHNCDLFYGNAGSDADQIKGDGALDNKSSTYITLSYNHFWDNGKASLLGLSEDTTTGLYITYHHNWFDHSDSRHPRVRFYSAHVYNNYYDGVSKYGVGSTMGSSVFVEGNYFRNSKHPMMTSLQGTDIWDEANQVNNAGTMGTFSGEAGGSIKAFNNTFDASNGTNNMRFVAYNDPNPLYNISGKISSATDFDAYVATSRGETVSSAVKSKSGANTYNNFDTDAALYVKNLVVDQPAVAKTKTSQYAGRVSGGDLKWIFNNATDDTSSLVITALKSALTNYTGTLVAVQGEGNPPASNQTLTSTANNNQSVTSGTSIATIVFTWGGDATDATVTGLPASGISFVKNATAKTITITGTPTATVSYSIATTGTGGTPATGSGTITVTAAGSQTLTSPANNNQTVASGTAIASVVYTWGGTATDATVTGLPASGISFVKNTTAKTITISGTPTATVSYSIATTGTSGSPATGSGTITVTTGTPAGNEIHNFTASGKTSSFYTITGNLSTTKGTVTYNGLTLTQCLKIESSTSITFTTTQASTLTLVFVESAATIKVDNVDKTASGGIVTVSLAAGSHTIAKKDTANLFYMSTVYNSGTLRVAKVEIISDTESKVFLYPNPASGTLYLSDNNQKVEKVLIYNIFGSLVKIIQKGSESADISQLNSGTYLAKVFTADGSFTQKIIKN is encoded by the coding sequence ATGAAAAAAAACTTACTTATTTTAGTTTTTATGTTCCTTGCTGCTCAAACTTGGGCGCAGCAAATTAATGAAGCCTCCGGCTGGCTCGAATCTGTTTTTGTAACATGGCAGCCTGTTAGCAATGCACAATCTTACAATGTGTATTATACCGGAAACGGTTTTACAGATAAAAAAATTGAAGATCAGCTTATTCGTAGTTATGGCACTTATTTTCGCGCTGACATTCCCGGATTAAAAGCCGGTGCTTACACCGTTAAAATTAAACCAGTTATCTCAGGAGTAGAAGGCTCAGGCACAACAACCGGCAGTTTAACAGCTGTTGCACAAGATCGTAATGGTTTTGCATTTGAAAGCGGTAGAGTTCCTGGCGGATACAAAGCCGATGGAACTCCAAAAGATAATGCTGTAATCGTTTACATTACACAAAACACAAAAAATACGGTATCTATGAATATTACAGGCGCAAGCGCGAATCCTTGCGTTGGCTTGCAAAATATTTTATATGCTATAAAAAAAGGCAAAGATACGCGTCCGTTTATTTTTCGTTTAATCGGAAATATTACTGACATGACCGTTATGGAAGGCGGAGACGTCGTTATCGAAAACGCAAACAATGCTGCAAGTTACGTAACTATTGAAGGTGTAGGAACAGACGCTGTTGCAAATGGATGGGGAGTGCGACTTAAATCAGCATCAAATATAGAAGTTAGCAATCTTGGTTTTATGAATTGCAACAGTACTGCCGGCGATAATGTTGGAATGCAACAAGATAACGATCACGTTTGGGTTCACAACTGTGATTTATTCTATGGAAATGCAGGAAGTGACGCAGACCAAATTAAAGGTGATGGCGCTTTAGACAATAAATCATCAACTTATATCACATTGTCATACAATCACTTTTGGGATAACGGAAAAGCAAGCCTTTTAGGCTTGAGCGAAGATACTACAACTGGTTTATATATTACATATCACCATAACTGGTTTGATCATTCTGATTCACGTCATCCTCGTGTTCGCTTCTATTCGGCACATGTTTATAACAATTATTACGACGGAGTTTCAAAATATGGCGTCGGATCAACTATGGGATCGTCAGTTTTTGTAGAAGGAAATTATTTCCGCAACAGTAAACATCCTATGATGACATCTTTACAGGGAACTGATATTTGGGATGAAGCAAATCAGGTAAATAATGCCGGAACAATGGGAACATTTTCCGGAGAAGCCGGAGGTTCAATCAAAGCATTTAATAACACTTTTGATGCTTCAAACGGAACAAATAACATGCGTTTTGTCGCTTATAATGATCCGAATCCTTTATATAACATTTCAGGTAAAATTAGCTCGGCAACAGATTTTGATGCTTATGTAGCAACATCAAGAGGTGAAACTGTAAGTAGTGCTGTTAAATCTAAATCTGGTGCAAACACTTATAATAATTTCGATACCGATGCAGCTTTATATGTCAAAAATCTAGTTGTGGATCAGCCTGCTGTTGCCAAAACTAAAACATCGCAATATGCAGGACGTGTTTCGGGAGGTGACTTAAAATGGATTTTTAATAATGCAACAGACGATACATCTTCTCTTGTAATTACAGCATTAAAATCTGCACTTACCAATTATACAGGAACATTAGTTGCAGTGCAAGGCGAAGGAAATCCCCCTGCAAGTAACCAAACTTTAACATCAACAGCAAACAACAACCAATCAGTTACGAGCGGAACTTCGATCGCTACTATTGTTTTTACCTGGGGAGGAGATGCAACCGATGCAACTGTAACAGGATTGCCTGCATCTGGAATTAGTTTTGTAAAAAATGCAACAGCTAAAACCATCACAATTACAGGAACACCAACAGCAACGGTATCTTATTCTATCGCTACAACAGGGACAGGAGGAACTCCGGCAACAGGATCCGGAACTATAACTGTTACTGCAGCAGGATCACAAACGCTGACTTCACCAGCAAACAACAACCAAACTGTTGCGAGTGGCACTGCCATAGCCTCAGTTGTATACACATGGGGAGGAACTGCAACTGATGCAACTGTAACAGGATTACCTGCATCCGGAATTAGCTTTGTAAAAAATACAACAGCTAAAACAATCACAATTAGCGGTACACCAACAGCTACAGTATCTTACTCAATTGCTACAACAGGAACATCGGGTTCTCCTGCAACAGGATCCGGAACTATAACAGTAACAACGGGAACGCCAGCCGGAAATGAAATACATAATTTTACAGCTTCCGGAAAAACAAGTTCTTTTTATACTATAACCGGAAATCTTTCTACAACAAAAGGAACAGTAACATACAACGGCTTAACATTGACACAATGCCTTAAAATTGAATCTTCTACGAGCATCACTTTTACAACAACTCAGGCAAGTACGCTTACTCTGGTATTTGTTGAATCGGCAGCAACAATTAAAGTAGACAATGTAGATAAAACTGCTTCTGGAGGTATTGTGACCGTTTCACTTGCTGCAGGAAGTCATACAATAGCAAAAAAAGACACAGCTAATTTATTCTATATGAGTACTGTTTATAATTCTGGTACGCTTCGTGTTGCCAAAGTAGAAATTATAAGTGATACAGAATCAAAAGTATTCTTATACCCAAATCCGGCATCTGGAACTTTGTATTTATCTGACAATAATCAGAAAGTAGAAAAAGTTTTGATCTACAATATCTTCGGATCTCTTGTGAAAATAATTCAGAAAGGAAGCGAAAGTGCAGATATAAGCCAATTAAACTCCGGAACTTATTTAGCAAAAGTTTTCACGGCTGATGGTTCTTTCACCCAAAAAATTATTAAAAACTAA
- a CDS encoding MBL fold metallo-hydrolase — translation MTIINKLLICFFLISFNAFSQKEQKSSFQIVPLGTKGGIDEKNLSAYLIAPTNTKDFICLDAGTVNAGIEKAIDNKVFKVSTSEVLRKYIKGYLISHAHLDHVSGLIINSPADSSKTVYATNKCMEMMENHYFNDQTWANFGDQGVGVPLKKYHFQTLNIGEETPLTNTTMTVKAFPLSHVNPFESTAFLIKNEDNYALYLGDTGPDTVEKSNYLRDLWTAIAPLIKTKQLKGILIEVSFPNEQPDKFLFGHLTPNHLMQEMHVLEELSGKDSLKGFKIIITHLKPPTKNIVKIKEQLKTQNDLGLKIIYPEQGKRFEL, via the coding sequence ATGACCATTATCAACAAACTTTTAATTTGTTTCTTTTTAATTTCCTTTAATGCATTTTCTCAGAAAGAACAAAAATCTTCTTTTCAGATTGTTCCTTTAGGGACAAAAGGCGGAATTGATGAAAAAAATTTATCGGCTTATTTAATTGCTCCAACGAATACAAAAGATTTCATTTGCCTGGATGCAGGAACGGTAAATGCCGGAATCGAAAAAGCAATTGACAACAAAGTTTTTAAAGTTTCAACAAGTGAAGTTTTAAGAAAATATATAAAAGGATATTTAATTTCGCACGCACATTTAGATCATGTTTCCGGCTTAATTATAAATTCACCTGCCGATTCTTCAAAAACAGTTTACGCTACAAATAAATGCATGGAAATGATGGAAAACCATTATTTCAACGATCAAACCTGGGCTAATTTTGGCGATCAGGGAGTTGGAGTTCCGCTCAAAAAATATCATTTCCAGACTTTAAATATCGGAGAAGAAACTCCTTTAACAAATACCACGATGACAGTTAAAGCATTTCCGCTAAGTCATGTCAATCCTTTTGAAAGCACTGCTTTTCTAATCAAAAATGAAGATAATTATGCTTTATATCTTGGCGATACAGGTCCAGATACTGTAGAAAAAAGCAATTATTTACGTGATTTATGGACCGCAATTGCGCCACTTATTAAAACAAAACAATTAAAAGGAATTTTGATTGAAGTTTCATTCCCAAATGAGCAGCCGGACAAATTTTTGTTTGGTCATTTGACGCCTAATCATTTAATGCAGGAAATGCATGTTTTAGAAGAATTATCCGGGAAAGATTCTTTAAAAGGTTTCAAAATTATTATTACACATTTGAAACCTCCAACTAAAAATATTGTAAAAATTAAAGAGCAATTAAAAACCCAAAATGATTTGGGATTGAAAATTATTTATCCGGAACAAGGTAAGAGATTTGAATTGTAA